A window from Actimicrobium sp. CCC2.4 encodes these proteins:
- the map gene encoding type I methionyl aminopeptidase, whose protein sequence is MSSISIKTEADIKGMRIAGRLAAEVLDYIAPFVKVGVTTGEIDRLCHEYMTNVQGTIPAPLNYCPPGYTPYPKAICTSVNDVICHGIPGDKVLKNGDVVNLDITVIKDGYHGDTSRMFYAGEPSIMAKRLGLITYECMWLGIAKIKPGAHLGDIGHVIQQHAEKAGYSVVREFCGHGIGTVFHEEPQILHYGRPGTLEEMKAGMIFTVEPMINAGRREIREMGDGWTIKTKDRSLSAQWEHTVLVTETGYEILTVSPGMPPPPAFITAPVVPIVAA, encoded by the coding sequence ATGAGTTCCATTTCCATCAAGACCGAAGCAGACATCAAGGGCATGCGCATTGCCGGCCGCCTGGCCGCAGAAGTACTCGACTACATCGCGCCCTTTGTTAAAGTCGGCGTTACGACCGGTGAAATCGACCGGCTCTGTCATGAATATATGACCAACGTTCAGGGCACCATTCCGGCGCCGCTGAACTACTGCCCCCCGGGCTACACGCCCTACCCGAAAGCCATTTGCACCTCCGTCAACGACGTCATCTGCCACGGCATTCCGGGCGACAAGGTGCTCAAGAATGGCGACGTGGTCAATCTCGATATCACCGTCATCAAGGATGGTTACCACGGCGACACCAGCCGCATGTTTTATGCCGGCGAGCCATCGATCATGGCAAAGCGCCTTGGCCTGATCACCTACGAATGCATGTGGCTCGGCATAGCGAAGATCAAACCGGGTGCCCATCTCGGCGACATCGGTCACGTGATTCAGCAGCATGCTGAAAAAGCCGGTTACAGCGTGGTCCGCGAATTCTGCGGTCATGGCATCGGTACCGTGTTCCATGAAGAGCCGCAGATTTTGCATTACGGTCGCCCGGGCACACTCGAAGAAATGAAAGCCGGCATGATCTTCACCGTCGAGCCGATGATCAATGCCGGCCGCCGCGAAATCCGCGAAATGGGTGATGGCTGGACCATCAAGACCAAAGATCGCAGCCTGTCGGCGCAATGGGAACACACGGTGCTGGTAACCGAAACCGGTTATGAAATCCTGACTGTCTCGCCTGGCATGCCGCCACCGCCGGCGTTCATCACCGCACCGGTCGTCCCGATCGTCGCTGCCTGA